From a single Zygotorulaspora mrakii chromosome 2, complete sequence genomic region:
- the COG1 gene encoding Golgi transport complex subunit COG1 (similar to Saccharomyces cerevisiae COG1 (YGL223C); ancestral locus Anc_3.535) yields MSGLGLDVFGDRVDEALDSKVLDLFREHTVVEVKDIKLELSNKIEKSHRRFTQELQEHFRDILTVTNEVGELYRFLKDGDSLFMDLCFKDNVYGVDKLPELHHEPIATNLRRKSTTVTCLAPMSPVVSSATSVLLVSNWTLAITDFVSRFTASSNPGKLFDKTLQEFENLRNHIAQLHPFKKIILSKCHQFLSFINDDEASHNIFTFNQWAKLYNLILRDEPPVFEWDSEQLKAFDSLLFDTTLANYTEDLLKDEQVQEFVRSAIFQSKMSEKILKSIHVQLMELDDLLKSGHDVSRSLSHLHKLASRDTTASDIVDESRLYAEGLVTDQRVALYRLITSITDKLRSLKVNSGGSNQMADLKSRLIEKLQQCLPSELPGSTATLKMDDMISDVMRRHNDENYRIFIERQIKRLRE; encoded by the coding sequence ATGAGTGGTCTTGGACTTGATGTTTTCGGTGATAGGGTAGATGAGGCTCTGGACTCCAAGGTTCTGGACTTGTTCAGAGAGCATACCGTAGTGGAGGTCAAGGATATCAAATTGGAACTATCGAATAAGATTGAGAAGAGCCACAGAAGATTTACTCAGGAATTGCAAGAGCACTTTCGCGATATATTGACTGTGACGAATGAAGTAGGAGAACTATACAGGTTTTTGAAGGACGGCGACTCTCTTTTCATGGACCtttgtttcaaagataACGTGTATGGAGTCGACAAGTTACCAGAGCTACATCATGAGCCAATTGCTACAAATCTGAGGCGAAAGAGCACGACAGTTACTTGCTTAGCACCAATGTCACCCGTGGTCTCCTCTGCAACGAGCGTATTATTGGTGTCCAATTGGACGCTCGCTATCACTGATTTCGTTTCGCGCTTTACTGCTTCATCAAACCCTGGTAAACTATTTGATAAAActcttcaagaatttgagaATTTGAGGAATCATATCGCTCAGCTTCATCCATTTAAGAAAATTATTTTATCGAAATGTCATCAATTCTTGTCATTCATCAACGACGATGAGGCCAGTCATAATATTTTTACCTTTAATCAATGGGCCAAGCTTTACAATTTGATACTGAGGGACGAGCCACCTGTTTTCGAATGGGATTCGGAACAGCTTAAGGCGTTCGACTCGCTCTTATTCGACACCACCCTTGCTAATTATACAGAGGATCTACTGAAGGATGAACAAGTACAGGAGTTTGTAAGATCTGCAATTTTTCAGTCGAAGATGAGtgaaaagatattgaaaagcatCCACGTGCAGCTCATGGAGTTGGATGACCTATTGAAAAGTGGCCACGATGTCTCGCGCTCGTTGTCGCACCTTCACAAGCTTGCCTCACGAGATACAACAGCTTCTGACATCGTCGACGAATCACGTTTGTACGCTGAAGGACTTGTGACTGATCAAAGAGTGGCCCTTTACAGACTTATAACATCAATTACTGATAAGTTACGTAGCCTGAAGGTCAATAGTGGTGGCTCAAATCAGATGGCCGACCTGAAATCTCGCTTGATTGAGAAACTACAACAGTGTCTGCCGTCCGAACTGCCAGGGAGTACCGCAACTCTCAAAATGGATGACATGATATCAGATGTAATGCGAAGACACAACGATGAAAACTATAGGATATTTATTGAGAGGCAGATAAAACGGCTACGAGAGTAG